One Sulfurihydrogenibium subterraneum DSM 15120 DNA segment encodes these proteins:
- a CDS encoding peptidylprolyl isomerase produces the protein MFTKIAGSKWKNIVLYITAFAFVATSVVAVIIYKLSGEINGAAEVNGREIPIYEFNYTYEMIGRNLQNQNIDITPFKKEIAKQAIETLIENELIYQEAEKEGIVATKEQVKEELLNIPAFQVNGKFDKNTYIQIINSLGLTPEGFEAILQKQITVNNLRSILLSTLYVSNEEVETFTKKQLTKISGEVTLIKPKEPVITDQMIKDYYEKHKSDYTLKEGKKVEVYKIDINKAGQEKAESIAKDLFMKAKNGNLSNIPTEVEKVFDGEVYEDKKPENIPQDVLDLSKDKKVSFSKTNDAYYIGIYKGDVSQSKPFEEIKSEITEKLKRQEYQKAVEQLHKTTDITALLSNNPAEKNQISDTTIQEFVVKYGIKPDSLNNITRLKVGESSKPINTENGILIFKLSQITEPDKDKMEEMKKTIEPMIKAQKFNDIYKMYLDNLKKKAKIKINKRLLEGE, from the coding sequence TTGTTTACCAAAATCGCAGGCTCAAAGTGGAAAAATATTGTTTTATACATAACAGCATTTGCGTTTGTCGCTACTTCTGTAGTTGCAGTTATAATATACAAACTAAGCGGAGAGATAAATGGAGCTGCAGAGGTAAACGGTAGAGAGATACCTATTTACGAGTTTAATTATACCTATGAAATGATTGGAAGAAACCTACAAAATCAAAATATAGATATCACTCCTTTTAAAAAAGAGATAGCAAAACAAGCTATAGAAACCCTTATAGAAAACGAGCTGATTTATCAAGAAGCTGAAAAAGAAGGTATAGTGGCAACTAAAGAGCAAGTTAAGGAGGAGCTTCTTAACATCCCAGCTTTTCAAGTAAATGGAAAGTTTGATAAAAACACTTACATCCAAATTATAAACTCTCTGGGTCTAACACCAGAAGGTTTTGAAGCGATACTTCAAAAACAAATTACAGTAAATAACTTAAGGTCTATACTACTATCAACGTTATACGTATCTAATGAAGAAGTAGAAACATTTACAAAAAAACAACTTACAAAAATATCAGGGGAAGTAACATTAATAAAACCAAAGGAACCTGTAATTACAGACCAGATGATAAAAGATTACTATGAAAAGCATAAAAGTGATTACACATTAAAAGAAGGGAAAAAAGTAGAAGTTTATAAAATAGATATAAACAAGGCAGGACAGGAAAAGGCAGAAAGTATAGCAAAAGATTTATTTATGAAAGCCAAAAATGGAAATTTATCAAACATTCCTACAGAAGTAGAAAAAGTCTTTGATGGTGAAGTATACGAAGATAAAAAACCAGAAAACATACCTCAAGACGTTTTAGACCTTTCAAAAGATAAAAAAGTCTCTTTCTCTAAAACAAACGATGCATACTACATCGGTATATATAAAGGAGACGTTTCACAATCTAAACCATTTGAAGAGATAAAATCAGAGATTACAGAAAAGTTAAAAAGACAAGAATATCAAAAAGCAGTAGAACAACTACATAAAACAACAGACATCACAGCTTTACTTTCAAACAATCCAGCAGAAAAAAATCAAATTTCTGATACAACCATACAAGAGTTTGTTGTAAAATATGGAATAAAACCAGACAGTTTAAATAACATCACCAGACTAAAAGTAGGAGAAAGCTCTAAACCTATAAACACAGAAAATGGCATTTTAATATTTAAACTCTCTCAAATTACAGAGCCAGATAAAGATAAAATGGAAGAGATGAAAAAAACTATAGAGCCTATGATTAAGGCACAAAAATTCAACGATATATACAAAATGTATTTAGACAATCTTAAAAAGAAAGCAAAAATTAAGATAAATAAGAGGTTGTTAGAAGGTGAATAA
- a CDS encoding peptidoglycan D,D-transpeptidase FtsI family protein has protein sequence MSEKKTYFILAVLSFSFLIVLGKILQIQVFEREEFQKRIERQYYQEEEIILPRGTIFDRNGKFIAISIPTLSVYVIPKYIKDKENTAKQLSLLLKIPYEELRKTLYERKNYTIIATNVDKSLRPQLEKVRFDLKEWNIGILDNSMRFYPFGFTAGNVIGFVSKKTGLGLEGMEYQLNDYLGGGKAKLRFLKDARGNLIAIEKADIQKKTYNAVLTIDMNVQHIAEESLMELVQERNPLEAAVLIMNPYTGEILAAASYPNYDPNNYQAYKYRKNIVFQHAYEVGSVAKPIFLAEAIDEKKVNLNEIIDCQNGAIYVDGVRIRDHKKFGFFTPVQIIQHSSNVGAIKIALRLDSKAVYKRLRDLGFGQKTGIFSGEASGSLKEDYRPVNIAYASIGQNWTTTVLQVGVAYSAFANGGYLVKPMLLKGLTEDSGNYVKVFQPQVVKKVLSDESIEKLKPILKLVVEDGTAKSGKSDFFTIAGKTGTAQKYDPAIKALSNTKWYTWFAGFFPVEKPMFTVVVFANEPKPKFAGEHIGGGGVSATVLKNLVDRIMFYYKQKPDKVKNSNTALSSEQQR, from the coding sequence ATGAGTGAAAAAAAAACTTACTTTATTCTCGCGGTACTTTCTTTTTCATTTTTAATTGTATTAGGTAAGATTTTACAGATACAGGTTTTTGAGAGAGAAGAGTTTCAAAAAAGAATAGAAAGACAGTACTATCAAGAAGAAGAGATAATTTTACCAAGAGGTACTATATTTGATAGAAATGGAAAATTTATTGCTATAAGTATTCCTACATTGTCTGTTTACGTTATTCCAAAATACATTAAAGACAAAGAAAATACAGCAAAACAGCTCTCATTACTTTTAAAAATACCATATGAAGAATTAAGAAAAACTCTTTATGAAAGAAAAAACTACACTATAATCGCAACTAACGTAGATAAGTCTTTAAGACCACAACTGGAAAAAGTTAGGTTTGACCTAAAAGAATGGAACATTGGAATTTTAGATAACAGTATGAGATTTTATCCTTTTGGATTTACAGCAGGAAACGTTATAGGTTTTGTTAGTAAAAAGACTGGACTTGGACTTGAAGGAATGGAATATCAACTTAACGATTACTTAGGTGGAGGAAAAGCTAAACTTAGATTTTTAAAAGATGCAAGAGGAAATCTTATAGCAATTGAAAAAGCTGATATCCAGAAAAAAACCTACAACGCAGTATTAACTATAGATATGAACGTTCAACACATAGCGGAAGAGTCTTTAATGGAGCTAGTTCAAGAAAGGAATCCTTTAGAAGCTGCTGTTTTAATAATGAATCCCTACACTGGTGAAATACTGGCAGCTGCGTCTTACCCTAACTACGACCCTAATAACTATCAAGCTTATAAATACAGGAAAAACATCGTCTTTCAACACGCTTATGAAGTTGGTTCTGTTGCAAAACCAATATTTTTAGCAGAAGCTATAGATGAAAAAAAGGTTAATCTAAATGAGATAATAGACTGTCAAAATGGTGCAATATATGTAGATGGGGTAAGGATTAGAGACCATAAAAAATTTGGATTTTTTACTCCTGTTCAGATAATTCAGCACTCTTCTAACGTAGGAGCAATAAAGATTGCATTAAGGTTAGACTCAAAAGCTGTCTATAAAAGACTAAGGGATTTAGGGTTTGGTCAGAAAACAGGAATATTCTCGGGAGAGGCAAGCGGTTCTTTAAAAGAAGACTACAGACCAGTTAATATAGCTTACGCATCTATAGGTCAAAACTGGACTACAACTGTCTTACAGGTTGGGGTTGCCTACTCAGCTTTTGCAAATGGTGGATATTTAGTAAAACCTATGCTTCTAAAAGGTTTAACTGAAGATTCTGGCAATTACGTAAAAGTCTTTCAACCACAGGTTGTAAAAAAAGTTTTAAGTGATGAAAGTATTGAAAAATTAAAACCAATACTAAAACTTGTAGTAGAGGATGGAACAGCAAAATCTGGAAAATCAGATTTCTTCACAATTGCAGGGAAAACTGGTACAGCTCAAAAGTACGACCCTGCAATAAAAGCTTTATCTAACACAAAGTGGTACACCTGGTTTGCAGGGTTTTTCCCTGTAGAAAAACCAATGTTTACTGTTGTGGTATTTGCAAACGAACCAAAACCTAAGTTTGCCGGAGAGCACATAGGTGGAGGTGGAGTTTCTGCAACAGTTTTAAAAAATTTAGTTGACAGAATTATGTTTTACTACAAACAAAAACCTGATAAGGTCAAGAATTCAAATACTGCTTTATCTTCTGAGCAACAGAGGTAG
- the rsmH gene encoding 16S rRNA (cytosine(1402)-N(4))-methyltransferase RsmH, translating into MIEHYSVLHREVLEFTKDLKGGYFIDATVGGGGHSYLILQQNPNLKLIGIDKDEYALKVAKEKLKDFEGRFTLIKSSFKDIDKVVNDLNVNPIVGVLFDFGVSHFQLKLPRGFSFQREEPLDMRMDTSSELTAYYVVNYYSESQLFNIISKYGEEKFAKRIAKNIVEYRKKKKIETTKELADIVYKSYPPNLRHSRIHPATKTFQAIRIEVNNELVEIEEALEKAIHIISKGGIIIAISFHSLEDRIVKNTFKKYKELKFLEILTKKPITPKEDEIKENPASRSAKMRVARRI; encoded by the coding sequence TTGATAGAGCATTATTCTGTATTACATAGGGAAGTATTAGAATTTACGAAGGATTTAAAAGGAGGTTATTTTATAGATGCAACGGTTGGAGGAGGTGGACACTCCTACCTTATCTTGCAGCAAAATCCAAATCTGAAGCTGATAGGTATAGATAAAGATGAGTATGCTCTAAAAGTTGCAAAAGAAAAGCTCAAAGATTTTGAAGGAAGATTTACTTTAATAAAGTCTTCTTTTAAAGATATAGATAAAGTTGTAAATGATTTAAATGTAAATCCTATTGTAGGTGTTTTGTTTGACTTTGGAGTATCTCACTTTCAGCTTAAACTTCCAAGAGGTTTTTCATTTCAAAGAGAAGAACCATTAGATATGAGGATGGATACATCTTCTGAGTTAACAGCGTACTATGTTGTTAATTACTACTCAGAATCTCAGCTTTTTAACATAATATCCAAATACGGTGAAGAAAAGTTTGCAAAAAGAATAGCTAAAAATATAGTAGAGTATAGAAAAAAAAAGAAAATAGAGACGACAAAAGAGCTTGCAGACATTGTATACAAATCCTACCCTCCTAATTTAAGACATTCAAGAATACACCCTGCAACAAAAACATTCCAAGCTATAAGAATAGAGGTAAACAATGAATTAGTAGAGATAGAGGAAGCTTTAGAAAAGGCTATTCACATAATATCAAAAGGAGGAATCATAATTGCAATCTCCTTCCACTCTTTAGAAGACAGAATAGTAAAAAATACATTTAAAAAATACAAAGAGTTAAAGTTTTTGGAAATTTTGACGAAAAAACCAATAACACCAAAAGAAGACGAGATTAAAGAAAATCCGGCTTCAAGAAGTGCAAAAATGAGAGTGGCAAGGAGGATATAA
- a CDS encoding MBL fold metallo-hydrolase has product METLFDNGTHKNFLLEDFGHGEMVQANVHLIVDSGKGMILDPGGHKVFKHLLQEIGVIIGVDNLQWIFFSHQDPDIVAAANGWLMTTKANALASKLWLRFIPHFGVDRLVADRIIGLDDEGAIIKLGNTDIYILPAHWLHSPGNFQVYDPVSKILYSGDLGASLGQDYMYVQNFEEHIKYMEGFHRRYINSGRALKNWAKMVRQLDIETIAPQHGAIFKGKDMVNKFINWVENLETGIDIMDEVYKIPTKRLTV; this is encoded by the coding sequence ATGGAAACTTTATTTGACAACGGTACACATAAAAACTTTTTATTAGAAGACTTTGGACACGGTGAGATGGTTCAGGCTAACGTCCATCTTATAGTTGATAGTGGAAAAGGTATGATACTTGACCCAGGAGGACATAAAGTATTTAAACATCTTCTTCAAGAGATAGGAGTTATAATAGGTGTTGATAACCTTCAATGGATATTTTTTTCACATCAAGACCCAGATATAGTTGCAGCTGCAAACGGATGGCTTATGACAACAAAGGCTAACGCTCTTGCATCTAAACTTTGGCTTAGATTTATACCTCATTTTGGAGTAGACAGGTTAGTTGCAGATAGAATAATAGGACTTGACGATGAAGGGGCAATAATAAAACTTGGTAATACTGACATTTACATACTTCCTGCTCATTGGCTTCACTCACCTGGAAATTTTCAGGTTTACGACCCAGTCTCAAAAATACTATACTCTGGAGACTTGGGAGCTTCTTTAGGGCAGGATTATATGTATGTTCAAAACTTTGAAGAACATATAAAATATATGGAAGGTTTCCACAGAAGGTACATAAACAGCGGAAGGGCATTGAAAAACTGGGCTAAAATGGTTAGACAGTTAGACATAGAGACAATAGCTCCTCAACACGGAGCAATTTTTAAAGGTAAAGATATGGTTAACAAATTTATAAACTGGGTTGAAAACTTAGAGACTGGTATTGATATAATGGACGAAGTTTACAAAATACCTACAAAAAGGCTAACGGTATAG
- the hemC gene encoding hydroxymethylbilane synthase: MKVRIGTRKSQLALWQANYIANLINQIQGVEVELVKITTSGDKILDVPLAKIGGKGLFVKEIEDALLKGEIDIAVHSLKDVPTQLPDGLDIVAITEREDPRDAFLSVKYKSLQDLPTGAVVGTSSLRRKSQIMKMRNDLTIKDLRGNVDTRIRKLEEGRYDAIILAYAGLKRLGLDSKVSYIFSPQEMVPAVCQGFLGIEARVDDERIKKILEPINNQESFVRATAERSFLKTLEGGCQVPLGAYCEIKEGYIYITGFIADLEGKTFVKESLSEKIIDTNQAKDLGQKLANILLEKGGKEILTKIYNL; this comes from the coding sequence TTGAAAGTAAGAATTGGTACAAGGAAAAGCCAACTTGCACTTTGGCAGGCAAACTACATAGCAAACTTGATTAATCAAATTCAAGGCGTAGAAGTAGAGCTTGTAAAAATTACAACCTCTGGAGATAAGATATTAGACGTTCCACTTGCAAAAATAGGAGGAAAAGGTCTATTTGTAAAAGAGATAGAAGATGCATTGTTAAAAGGAGAGATAGATATAGCAGTCCACTCTCTAAAAGATGTTCCTACACAGCTTCCAGATGGACTTGATATAGTTGCAATTACAGAAAGGGAAGACCCAAGGGATGCCTTTTTATCTGTTAAATATAAATCTTTACAAGACCTGCCTACAGGTGCAGTGGTAGGTACAAGCAGTTTAAGAAGAAAATCTCAAATTATGAAAATGAGAAATGATTTGACAATAAAAGATTTAAGAGGAAACGTTGACACAAGAATAAGAAAACTTGAAGAAGGTAGGTATGATGCCATAATCCTTGCTTACGCTGGATTAAAAAGGTTAGGACTTGACAGTAAAGTTTCCTACATCTTTTCCCCTCAAGAGATGGTTCCTGCAGTCTGTCAAGGATTTTTAGGTATTGAGGCAAGAGTTGACGACGAAAGGATAAAGAAAATATTAGAGCCAATAAACAATCAAGAAAGCTTTGTAAGAGCAACTGCAGAAAGAAGTTTCTTAAAAACATTAGAAGGAGGATGTCAAGTTCCACTTGGAGCTTACTGTGAGATTAAAGAAGGCTACATCTACATAACAGGCTTTATTGCAGATTTAGAAGGAAAAACTTTTGTAAAAGAAAGCTTATCTGAAAAGATAATAGATACAAATCAAGCAAAAGATTTAGGTCAAAAACTTGCAAACATACTACTTGAAAAAGGTGGTAAAGAAATATTAACTAAAATTTATAACTTGTGA
- the uvrC gene encoding excinuclease ABC subunit UvrC codes for MSYEWALDFIENAPQESGVYLFKNKKKQYIYIGKAVNIKNRLKNHYQQIKTDPKERKIFAESSQIEWIITKSDYEAFVLENELIKQYKPKYNVRLKSGSSYPMIVITDEQYPTVKISRKYGEIKGSYFGPFLPAKTARYMKDLIHKLFKLRTCDPMPVRNMVCFDYHLGLCSGPCANKISKKEYNEDAKVAKTFLSGNVKDVLYDLYDKINIYTQKLMFEKAGIVRDQIKAIEAVVKKQEVLGIPIQEADVFYFIDRRVFLIVVRGHTIIGKEELKISNQDFEEGSEVFVLTSYYENNYIPEKIILNKEIKEIENFKQWLYQSKNKKVQIDYTIPQQIKNFIDRNINVADLETLKTAFKETFNFPLPKRIECFDISHLQGEFTVGSCVVWEEGYMNKREYRRFRVKTVDKVDDYASLREVLTRRFKRYLEMENPPQLVLIDGGKGQLSQGIEVREKLGLNIRVFSIAKKEEILYTDDGREIKLFDNLPLLKLFTQLRDEAHRFSISYNRKLREKEGLKSVLDNIEGIGEKRKEMLYRTYKTLDNILKAPDEELKKLGIPTSVAQKIKQYLNS; via the coding sequence ATGAGTTATGAGTGGGCTTTAGATTTTATAGAAAACGCTCCCCAAGAGTCAGGGGTCTATCTTTTTAAAAATAAAAAGAAACAGTATATTTATATAGGTAAAGCTGTTAATATAAAAAACCGTTTAAAAAACCATTATCAACAGATAAAAACAGACCCAAAAGAGAGAAAGATATTTGCAGAAAGCAGTCAGATAGAGTGGATAATAACAAAATCTGACTATGAAGCTTTCGTCCTTGAAAATGAACTTATAAAACAGTACAAACCAAAGTATAACGTAAGGCTAAAATCAGGAAGTAGCTATCCTATGATAGTTATTACTGATGAACAATACCCAACAGTTAAAATAAGTAGAAAATATGGAGAGATTAAAGGAAGCTACTTTGGACCTTTTTTACCTGCAAAAACAGCAAGATACATGAAAGACCTTATCCATAAACTTTTCAAACTCAGAACCTGTGACCCCATGCCCGTTAGAAACATGGTGTGTTTTGACTATCATTTAGGTTTATGCTCAGGACCTTGTGCAAATAAAATATCAAAAAAAGAATATAACGAAGATGCAAAGGTAGCAAAAACATTTTTATCAGGAAACGTTAAAGATGTGCTTTACGACCTTTACGATAAAATAAACATTTACACTCAAAAACTTATGTTTGAAAAAGCTGGTATAGTAAGAGACCAGATAAAAGCCATAGAAGCTGTTGTTAAAAAACAAGAAGTATTAGGCATACCTATTCAAGAAGCTGACGTTTTTTACTTTATTGATAGAAGAGTTTTTCTTATAGTTGTAAGAGGTCATACTATAATAGGTAAAGAAGAACTGAAGATATCCAATCAAGATTTTGAAGAAGGTAGTGAAGTTTTTGTTTTAACTTCTTACTATGAAAACAACTACATTCCAGAGAAGATAATTCTAAACAAAGAGATTAAAGAAATTGAAAACTTTAAACAGTGGCTTTATCAAAGTAAAAATAAAAAAGTCCAAATAGATTACACAATTCCACAACAGATTAAAAACTTTATAGATAGAAATATAAACGTAGCAGACTTAGAGACTCTAAAAACTGCTTTTAAAGAAACATTTAACTTTCCACTTCCAAAAAGGATAGAATGCTTTGATATATCCCACTTACAAGGAGAGTTTACTGTTGGGTCTTGTGTAGTATGGGAAGAAGGTTATATGAATAAGAGAGAATATAGAAGGTTTAGAGTGAAAACAGTTGACAAAGTTGATGATTATGCTTCATTACGAGAAGTCCTTACAAGAAGATTTAAAAGATATTTAGAGATGGAAAATCCTCCCCAGTTAGTTTTAATAGACGGTGGAAAAGGTCAGCTCTCTCAAGGAATAGAAGTAAGAGAAAAGTTAGGCTTAAATATAAGAGTGTTTTCTATAGCAAAAAAGGAAGAGATACTTTACACTGATGACGGAAGGGAGATAAAGCTTTTTGACAATTTACCGCTTTTAAAACTTTTTACTCAACTTCGGGACGAAGCTCACAGGTTTTCCATCAGCTACAACAGGAAATTAAGAGAGAAAGAAGGACTAAAAAGCGTTTTAGACAACATAGAAGGAATAGGAGAAAAAAGAAAAGAAATGCTTTACAGAACTTATAAAACCCTTGATAACATCTTAAAAGCTCCTGATGAAGAGTTGAAAAAATTAGGTATCCCTACCTCTGTTGCTCAGAAGATAAAGCAGTATTTGAATTCTTGA
- a CDS encoding polyprenyl synthetase family protein, which translates to MVDIKLYLKKQAELINKHLTNFIPKGIPKELFDAMEYSLTVGGKRIRPILIIESAKSVNPDVYIEDFIDVALSVEFIHTYSLIHDDLPAMDDDDLRRGKPTCHKVFGEAIAILAGDGLLTYAFELISSNRKISPDKLLKAINVISNSVGVYGMVGGQAGDILENFKDIDFIHTHKTAKFISGCCQVGGILAGASQKEVENLKNYGLYVGIAFQIWDDILDEIGDEEKVGKKLHKDKEKNKITYPSVYGLDESIKIAKDYVEKAKQEVKYLKNPDILISIADYIVSREL; encoded by the coding sequence ATGGTTGATATTAAACTCTACTTAAAAAAACAAGCTGAGCTTATAAACAAGCATTTAACAAACTTTATTCCAAAAGGAATACCCAAAGAGCTTTTTGATGCTATGGAGTATTCTCTAACAGTTGGTGGTAAAAGGATTAGGCCTATTTTGATTATAGAGTCGGCAAAATCTGTAAATCCTGATGTTTATATTGAAGATTTTATAGATGTGGCTCTAAGTGTTGAGTTTATTCATACTTATTCTCTTATTCACGATGACCTACCTGCTATGGACGATGATGACCTAAGAAGAGGAAAACCTACCTGCCATAAAGTTTTTGGAGAAGCTATAGCAATTTTAGCTGGTGATGGGCTTCTTACTTATGCTTTTGAGTTGATAAGTAGTAATAGAAAGATTAGTCCTGATAAATTATTAAAAGCTATAAACGTAATATCTAACAGTGTTGGTGTTTACGGAATGGTAGGTGGTCAAGCAGGAGATATTTTAGAAAATTTTAAAGATATAGACTTTATCCACACTCATAAAACAGCAAAGTTTATATCTGGATGCTGTCAGGTAGGTGGCATTTTGGCTGGAGCTTCACAGAAAGAAGTGGAAAATCTCAAAAATTATGGGCTTTACGTAGGAATTGCTTTTCAGATATGGGATGACATACTTGACGAAATAGGTGATGAAGAAAAAGTAGGAAAAAAACTTCATAAAGACAAAGAAAAGAATAAAATAACCTATCCTTCTGTTTACGGACTTGATGAATCGATAAAAATAGCCAAAGATTATGTTGAAAAGGCAAAACAAGAAGTTAAATACTTAAAAAATCCTGATATACTAATATCTATAGCTGATTACATTGTAAGTAGAGAACTTTAA
- a CDS encoding ArnT family glycosyltransferase, with the protein MEKRFSIYFTLWFFAFILIVSNIWGISIFSLDEAKNASCAREMLERGDLIVPTFNYELRTDKPPLHYYFMMIAYKIFGINEFSARFFSSLFGSFTVLITFFFAKRVFDEKVAFLGYLILLSSLHFVFQFHMAVPDPFLIFFLTAAIFSFYTFYNEGKNLFLWLFYICIGFGILSKGLVALVLPSFTILVFLVLRKDLVFLKSMNVLKGLFIITLISLPWYIAVGLKTDWVWVKEFLLKHNISRFSDSMEGHGGIFLITFLFVFVGMLPFSVFLPQTVKEIIKNRTNSTVLFLSLFVFIYTLFFSISKTKLPNYTVVVYPSLAVLIGFTLVKLRNYRYFYSLIFYFILTLILPIALYFSLKNDSNLYLVARYSFFFFILTIGAVLSLIFYKDVKKVIISLSLSSILMTLVFFFVLMPRVDKESSVKIILPYIDKNLPIGYYKRYNPAFSFYLKKKIVKLESPKDVEEFIKQGKVNILTREEFLEELKDIKNLKVIVKKKDLFENPTSVLLKNF; encoded by the coding sequence ATGGAAAAGAGATTTTCAATTTATTTTACTTTATGGTTTTTTGCTTTTATTTTGATAGTTTCTAACATCTGGGGTATTTCAATATTCAGCCTTGACGAAGCAAAAAATGCCTCTTGTGCAAGGGAGATGTTAGAAAGAGGGGATTTAATAGTTCCAACCTTTAACTACGAGCTTCGGACGGACAAACCTCCCCTGCATTACTACTTTATGATGATAGCCTATAAAATCTTTGGAATAAATGAATTTTCTGCAAGATTTTTTTCTTCGTTGTTTGGAAGTTTTACCGTTTTAATCACTTTCTTTTTTGCTAAAAGAGTTTTTGATGAGAAAGTAGCATTTTTAGGTTATCTAATTCTTCTATCTTCTCTACACTTTGTGTTTCAGTTTCACATGGCTGTCCCAGATCCTTTTTTAATTTTCTTTTTAACTGCAGCTATTTTTAGTTTTTATACTTTTTACAACGAAGGTAAAAATTTGTTTTTATGGCTTTTTTATATTTGTATAGGTTTTGGAATACTTTCAAAAGGTTTAGTTGCTCTTGTTCTACCTTCTTTTACAATTTTAGTTTTCTTGGTTCTAAGAAAAGATTTAGTATTTTTAAAAAGTATGAATGTTTTAAAAGGATTATTTATCATAACTTTAATATCTCTTCCGTGGTACATAGCTGTAGGTTTAAAGACAGACTGGGTTTGGGTTAAGGAATTTTTACTAAAACATAACATATCAAGATTTTCTGACTCTATGGAAGGACATGGAGGTATATTCTTAATAACTTTTCTGTTTGTTTTTGTTGGAATGCTTCCTTTTAGTGTATTTTTACCACAAACTGTAAAAGAAATTATAAAAAATAGAACAAACTCTACGGTTTTATTTCTGTCTTTATTTGTATTCATATACACGCTATTTTTCAGTATATCTAAAACGAAGCTCCCTAACTACACAGTTGTTGTCTATCCTTCGTTGGCAGTTTTGATAGGTTTTACTTTAGTTAAGCTAAGAAATTACAGATATTTTTACAGTTTAATTTTTTATTTTATCTTGACGTTGATTCTTCCTATTGCTCTTTACTTTTCCTTAAAAAATGATAGTAATCTTTACTTAGTAGCTCGATACTCATTTTTCTTCTTTATTTTAACAATTGGAGCTGTATTATCATTAATCTTTTATAAAGACGTCAAAAAGGTTATCATCTCTCTATCATTGTCCTCTATTTTGATGACTTTGGTTTTCTTCTTTGTTTTAATGCCAAGAGTAGATAAAGAATCTTCTGTAAAAATAATACTACCATACATAGACAAAAACCTGCCAATCGGCTACTACAAAAGATACAATCCTGCCTTTTCTTTTTATCTTAAAAAGAAAATAGTTAAGTTAGAGAGTCCAAAAGATGTAGAAGAGTTTATAAAGCAAGGTAAAGTTAACATACTTACAAGGGAAGAGTTTTTAGAAGAGCTAAAAGATATAAAAAATTTAAAAGTTATAGTTAAAAAGAAAGACCTTTTTGAAAATCCTACTTCTGTATTGCTAAAAAACTTTTAA
- the ftsL gene encoding cell division protein FtsL: protein MIRELILNKNEVLNDVKLGLSRHKLSLIVIMITLLALVLYSQLNYKIDREIVKLNAEKNYLIAENFKLKNQITVLSSPERISKIAKEEGGMKKVDYNQVKFIDVNE from the coding sequence ATGATAAGAGAGTTAATTTTAAATAAAAATGAAGTTTTAAATGATGTAAAATTAGGACTTTCAAGACATAAACTTAGCCTTATAGTTATAATGATTACTCTTTTGGCATTAGTATTATACAGCCAGCTAAATTATAAAATAGATAGGGAAATAGTCAAACTAAATGCTGAAAAAAATTATCTTATCGCAGAAAACTTTAAACTAAAAAATCAGATAACAGTCCTTTCTTCCCCTGAAAGAATAAGTAAAATTGCAAAAGAAGAAGGTGGAATGAAAAAGGTAGATTATAATCAGGTTAAGTTTATAGATGTAAATGAGTGA